The following proteins come from a genomic window of Sorghum bicolor cultivar BTx623 chromosome 3, Sorghum_bicolor_NCBIv3, whole genome shotgun sequence:
- the LOC8079079 gene encoding piriformospora indica-insensitive protein 2 isoform X2 — MRPAGGCCRRGGGLLVLGLALSLSAALLLRGCAGQQAEDDGSADAPAAAAAAATAPMEEKERRALYAAIESFVGKGWNGSGLYPDPCGWSPIQGVSCDLFNGLWYPTVMSIGPVLDNSLQCAPDAKFSPQLFDLRRLRTLSFYSCFPASNPTAIPTAGWEKLSGTLETLEFRTNPGLTGGIPPSLGRLASLQSLVLVENNLTGPVPAELGALSRLRRLVLSGNGLSGPIPATLGGLTGLLKMDLSNNLLQGSIPPELAGLKSLTLLDLRNNSLTGGLPQFVQCMASLQDLLLSNNPQLGGALPQSGWETLAANLATLDLSNVGLVGAIPASMAKLTGLRFLALDHNRLTGAVPAELDQLPSIGALYLNGNNLTGPLQFSPGFYQRMGRRFASWDNPGLCYNIAAVDAAHAPSGVVVCKDLQEPSVARDGDGEEEGGRKPEASSSLVASSSSGGFVGSVGGHWYLVVVQGMAAAVLGLLSQLL; from the exons ATGAGGCCCGCTGGCGGTTGttgccgccgcggcggcgggctGCTGGTTCTCGGCCTCGCGCTCTCGCTCTCGGCGGCGCTGCTGCTGCGTGGCTGCGCGGGGCAGCAAGCCGAGGACGACGGCTCGGCGGacgccccggcggcggcggcggcggcggcgacggccccCATGGAGGAGAAGGAGCGCCGGGCCCTGTACGCCGCCATCGAGAGCTTCGTCGGCAAGGGGTGGAACGGCTCAGGGCTCTACCCCGACCCCTGCGGCTGGTCTCCCATCCAG GGAGTGTCATGTGATCTCTTCAATGGGCTGTGGTACCCAACGGTGATGAGCATTGGCCCAGTTCTTGACAACTCGCTGCAGTGCGCCCCTGACGCCAAGTTCAGCCCGCAGCTGTTCGACCTTCGGCGCCTCCGGACGCTGTCCTTCTACAGCTGCTTCCCGGCGAGCAACCCCACGGCCATCCCGACCGCCGGCTGGGAGAAGCTGTCGGGGACGCTGGAGACGCTGGAGTTCCGCACGAACCCGGGCCTCACCGGCGGCATCCCGCCCTCCCTCGGCCGCCTGGCCAGCCTGCAGTCGCTGGTGCTGGTGGAGAACAACCTGACGGGGCCCGTCCCCGCCGAGCTGGGCGCGCTGTCGAGGCTGAGACGGCTGGTGCTGTCCGGGAACGGGCTGTCGGGGCCGATCCCGGCGACACTCG GTGGCCTCACGGGGCTCCTGAAGATGGACCTGAGCAACAACCTGTTGCAGGGCAGCATCCCGCCGGAGCTCGCGGGGCTCAAGAGCCTCACGCTGCTGGACCTCCGCAACAACAGCCTCACCGGCGGGCTGCCGCAGTTCGTGCAGTGCATGGCGTCGCTGCAAGACCTGCTGCTGTCGAACAACCCGCAGCTGGGCGGCGCGCTGCCGCAGTCGGGTTGGGAGACGCTGGCAGCGAACCTGGCCACGCTGGACCTGTCCAACGTCGGCCTCGTGGGCGCCATACCAGCGTCGATGGCGAAGCTGACGGGGCTCCGGTTCCTGGCGCTGGACCACAACCGCCTGACGGGCGCCGTGCCGGCCGAGCTCGACCAGCTGCCCAGCATCGGCGCGCTGTACCTGAACGGCAACAACCTGACGGGGCCGCTGCAGTTCTCGCCGGGGTTCTACCAGCGGATGGGCCGGCGGTTCGCGTCGTGGGACAACCCCGGGCTGTGCTACAACATCGCGGCCGTGGACGCGGCGCACGCGCCGTCGGGCGTGGTCGTGTGCAAGGACCTGCAGGAGCCCAGCGTGGCgcgggacggggacggggaggaAGAGGGCGGGAGGAAACCCGAGGCGAGCTCCAGCCTCGTGGCCTCGTCGTCGTCCGGTGGGTTTGTTGGCAGTGTCGGTGGGCACTGGTACCTGGTGGTGGTTCAGGGAATGGCGGCTGCGGTTCTTGGATTGTTGTCCCAACTACTATAG
- the LOC8079079 gene encoding piriformospora indica-insensitive protein 2 isoform X1: MRPAGGCCRRGGGLLVLGLALSLSAALLLRGCAGQQAEDDGSADAPAAAAAAATAPMEEKERRALYAAIESFVGKGWNGSGLYPDPCGWSPIQGVSCDLFNGLWYPTVMSIGPVLDNSLQCAPDAKFSPQLFDLRRLRTLSFYSCFPASNPTAIPTAGWEKLSGTLETLEFRTNPGLTGGIPPSLGRLASLQSLVLVENNLTGPVPAELGALSRLRRLVLSGNGLSGPIPATLGNNNDRRHRHAHDDELLIVDLSRNSLTGSLPSSLGGLTGLLKMDLSNNLLQGSIPPELAGLKSLTLLDLRNNSLTGGLPQFVQCMASLQDLLLSNNPQLGGALPQSGWETLAANLATLDLSNVGLVGAIPASMAKLTGLRFLALDHNRLTGAVPAELDQLPSIGALYLNGNNLTGPLQFSPGFYQRMGRRFASWDNPGLCYNIAAVDAAHAPSGVVVCKDLQEPSVARDGDGEEEGGRKPEASSSLVASSSSGGFVGSVGGHWYLVVVQGMAAAVLGLLSQLL; this comes from the exons ATGAGGCCCGCTGGCGGTTGttgccgccgcggcggcgggctGCTGGTTCTCGGCCTCGCGCTCTCGCTCTCGGCGGCGCTGCTGCTGCGTGGCTGCGCGGGGCAGCAAGCCGAGGACGACGGCTCGGCGGacgccccggcggcggcggcggcggcggcgacggccccCATGGAGGAGAAGGAGCGCCGGGCCCTGTACGCCGCCATCGAGAGCTTCGTCGGCAAGGGGTGGAACGGCTCAGGGCTCTACCCCGACCCCTGCGGCTGGTCTCCCATCCAG GGAGTGTCATGTGATCTCTTCAATGGGCTGTGGTACCCAACGGTGATGAGCATTGGCCCAGTTCTTGACAACTCGCTGCAGTGCGCCCCTGACGCCAAGTTCAGCCCGCAGCTGTTCGACCTTCGGCGCCTCCGGACGCTGTCCTTCTACAGCTGCTTCCCGGCGAGCAACCCCACGGCCATCCCGACCGCCGGCTGGGAGAAGCTGTCGGGGACGCTGGAGACGCTGGAGTTCCGCACGAACCCGGGCCTCACCGGCGGCATCCCGCCCTCCCTCGGCCGCCTGGCCAGCCTGCAGTCGCTGGTGCTGGTGGAGAACAACCTGACGGGGCCCGTCCCCGCCGAGCTGGGCGCGCTGTCGAGGCTGAGACGGCTGGTGCTGTCCGGGAACGGGCTGTCGGGGCCGATCCCGGCGACACTCGGTAATAACAAcgaccgccgccaccgccacgccCACGATGACGAGCTATTGATCGTGGACCTGAGCAGGAACTCTCTAACCGGCTCTCTGCCTTCGTCACTAGGTGGCCTCACGGGGCTCCTGAAGATGGACCTGAGCAACAACCTGTTGCAGGGCAGCATCCCGCCGGAGCTCGCGGGGCTCAAGAGCCTCACGCTGCTGGACCTCCGCAACAACAGCCTCACCGGCGGGCTGCCGCAGTTCGTGCAGTGCATGGCGTCGCTGCAAGACCTGCTGCTGTCGAACAACCCGCAGCTGGGCGGCGCGCTGCCGCAGTCGGGTTGGGAGACGCTGGCAGCGAACCTGGCCACGCTGGACCTGTCCAACGTCGGCCTCGTGGGCGCCATACCAGCGTCGATGGCGAAGCTGACGGGGCTCCGGTTCCTGGCGCTGGACCACAACCGCCTGACGGGCGCCGTGCCGGCCGAGCTCGACCAGCTGCCCAGCATCGGCGCGCTGTACCTGAACGGCAACAACCTGACGGGGCCGCTGCAGTTCTCGCCGGGGTTCTACCAGCGGATGGGCCGGCGGTTCGCGTCGTGGGACAACCCCGGGCTGTGCTACAACATCGCGGCCGTGGACGCGGCGCACGCGCCGTCGGGCGTGGTCGTGTGCAAGGACCTGCAGGAGCCCAGCGTGGCgcgggacggggacggggaggaAGAGGGCGGGAGGAAACCCGAGGCGAGCTCCAGCCTCGTGGCCTCGTCGTCGTCCGGTGGGTTTGTTGGCAGTGTCGGTGGGCACTGGTACCTGGTGGTGGTTCAGGGAATGGCGGCTGCGGTTCTTGGATTGTTGTCCCAACTACTATAG